The following are encoded together in the Patescibacteria group bacterium genome:
- a CDS encoding MerR family DNA-binding transcriptional regulator — protein sequence MYNFTEQFLTISQAAEYLGITETTLRRWDKNGSFSSTFISPGGHRYYSLADLGKKTKGIFRLGQDWASAITPPALAKEFYCPTSDIFKARLEHLAYELTNTKSVQNIASLISSAAGEIGNNSYDHNIGNWPDITGTFFAYDIGKRMVVLADRGVGILTTLRRIKHDLKNDAEALNVAFTEVLSSRKSEHRGNGLKYVKAAIEKARANLSFQTGDAILTISPDKTDFKILSAATTVHGCLSLLKF from the coding sequence ATGTACAATTTTACTGAACAATTCCTTACTATTAGCCAAGCAGCAGAATACTTAGGGATTACTGAAACAACCTTGCGCCGCTGGGATAAAAATGGTTCTTTTAGCTCAACATTTATTTCACCTGGTGGACATCGGTATTATTCGCTGGCTGATTTGGGTAAGAAGACAAAAGGCATTTTTCGTTTAGGTCAAGATTGGGCTAGTGCCATTACTCCCCCAGCATTGGCTAAAGAGTTTTATTGTCCAACTAGTGATATATTTAAAGCTCGGCTCGAACATTTGGCTTATGAATTAACTAATACAAAGTCTGTGCAAAATATTGCTTCACTCATTTCTTCGGCGGCTGGTGAAATTGGAAATAATTCATATGATCACAACATCGGTAACTGGCCAGATATTACAGGAACATTTTTTGCCTACGATATCGGTAAACGTATGGTAGTATTAGCTGACCGTGGTGTTGGTATTTTAACAACGTTGCGCCGTATTAAACACGACTTAAAAAACGATGCAGAAGCACTAAATGTTGCCTTTACTGAAGTGCTGAGTAGCAGAAAATCAGAACATCGCGGCAATGGTTTAAAATATGTTAAAGCGGCCATTGAAAAGGCTCGAGCCAATTTAAGCTTTCAGACTGGTGATGCCATCTTGACGATCTCTCCAGATAAAACCGATTTTAAAATTTTGTCTGCTGCCACAACTGTACATGGTTGTTTATCATTGTTAAAATTTTAA
- a CDS encoding DUF2238 domain-containing protein yields MTQNQFEKFIVYFTFVYVSIFSLHSLLKGNVEFIYDTALIVLSIGLIVYINRRLHFYPILLTSLSLLGLLHLLGSNAYLGDIRLYDFYLIPGLFRYDNFVHMVGSAIMVMLAHALLFPVLNITFERRRGYFILLLVLVGMGLGAVNELIEFIAVLIFNIGKQVGDYTNTLLDITYNTVGSAIMATILVVNHWRLAGKNRKSPR; encoded by the coding sequence ATGACACAAAACCAATTTGAAAAATTCATTGTCTATTTCACCTTCGTTTATGTCTCGATCTTTTCGTTGCACTCTCTGCTCAAAGGCAATGTTGAATTTATTTATGATACGGCACTAATTGTTTTGTCGATTGGATTGATTGTTTATATTAATCGCCGACTGCATTTTTACCCGATTCTACTCACCTCATTATCTCTGCTTGGGTTACTGCATTTGCTCGGCAGCAATGCTTATTTAGGTGATATTAGATTATATGATTTCTATTTAATACCAGGTTTGTTTCGGTATGATAATTTTGTTCATATGGTAGGTAGTGCCATTATGGTGATGCTGGCTCATGCCTTGCTTTTTCCCGTGCTTAATATCACCTTTGAACGGAGACGCGGTTATTTTATTTTATTGTTAGTACTAGTTGGCATGGGTTTAGGTGCTGTGAATGAATTAATTGAGTTTATTGCGGTGTTGATTTTTAATATCGGAAAACAAGTGGGTGATTACACTAATACTTTATTAGATATCACGTATAACACCGTTGGCTCGGCCATTATGGCAACCATCCTAGTGGTTAACCATTGGCGTTTGGCTGGAAAAAACAGAAAAAGCCCGAGATGA
- a CDS encoding carboxypeptidase regulatory-like domain-containing protein — protein sequence MVWQRHNMNFSVFPVFVSVVVFGLLSAHSALAATYTVSKTADTNDGTCDADCSLREAITTANGASGNSIEFNINGGTDAGCTGAGGVCTITPASALPDITGASMTINGYTQTGAVANTTANGSVVTGINGLNTTLRIVLDGTSAGGAANGLKINGVANVVIKGLDIMRFGSNGVLATGAGATNLKVQGCFIGTDVTGTLDQGNSGNGVAAVTGATVIVGTDGDGVTDVAERNLISGNSTYGINIAGGTGSKVSANIIGLASDASTDLGNLGNGVYATVSSTIIGTNGDGTSDTIEGNIVSGNDQSGININGGGSDTITGNIVGLNGVGTTTVRNTLNGILLFGTGSNRVGTNGDGVSDTYERNVSSGHSGNFYYGLEVISPSNTVAGNYFGTDITGTVLHGNLRNVLVSGNNNIIGTNGDGNGDTVEGNVIAGGTGADGLYISTVATITVAGNKIGTDYSGTAALGNTHGIRIDGTDSGIVIGTNADGVSDSAERNIISGNQVGIFMEQGSSNTVIAGNYIGLNTAGTGTVGGSYGGNRYGISIGRIWPGAGTSSDNRIGTNGDGVNDAAEANVISGNYTYGVVMATGNSNTIAGNYIGTGPDGVTEFANGEAGIAWYDGAPDVSNSSSNTIGGDTIAEGNVIASNGSYGIELSGVSSDGNLISHNKMFSNLLEGIFLPGDGSNNDMSAPVITSWAPSGSDLTISGTAPASAVVELFDASTDEGETYLNAATANGSGNWSTTISAPYTAANNTLVATARDGSNDTSMFSAVYTITDIAPTTPTDLQTSSLFGGCGSDSTPEFSFTLTDSDVVDTVGYHIQIDNDADFSSPVVDYNSGLAAQGTASFVVGQAVGSGVYTTGSAGQTLTDGSYSMRVQTIDFLSQTSAYVTQTFGVDNGVTVSTPASATTSELGDTTTFTVVLACLPQNDVTIPVVSSDTTEGSVSTAALTFTTGNWNVAQTITVTGVDDSSSDGNINYSIQLGPTTSSDTAYSGVTIADVSLTNIDEDLPPQFSGTIPDQTWDEDTTLTNVFNLDDYFTDPTTEGLSYSVAGADNITVTIGSDGQVTLVPDADWHGTDTMKFVAQNSIGQTKSNQVTLTVESINDAPEAPTIFSPCCQDVTASLSPTISWQAASDPDHTTSELSYEIRFGSDADPQNNYHFTASTSAGSKSVKISPDLTDEKTYYYVVRTIDPLDAKSNWSEIQSFSTNVSYSPDLQLAKTVELPAEQIAWFGINFAALFLIQPAQASGFAIISPDQIADQSFMVLIGSLTILLSAALVILGLARHPKNFVTALLHDVPVAFKRIHKSGHGTITTSYTSFRRRLVTARSIIYLAALVFVPALVINGLHAEVSNWLQRVQTVSTTIQPGETMTISLSYSNTGDGDATSVVLSDTIPGETTLLSSSIPATQQADQISFDLGTIPVGGTGTVSYQLGVAEPYDHDSIVLDPAELIANEITASVLSDSVVVPVVSGTISGQVTDGAGVGITNVLITLQWGDQQTFSTLTDANGYYVLSGLASGDYVVTAYTQQKTTSLTRGGSATVNFSFVSSSIRQDNTNTNTDTTTDTTTDTTTDVKTPKPIKLTPEQQELVDNFVVTDLNNEVLPENQAVIYLTDDPSSVPTGALALPTATETLTFRGTTVPNSTITIQICYTILTTTSDETGAWIMVVPRDLLLQGDNVITASVTQGNVEVDQIVVAHVNVDNAPTAQSTNYWINFIAIALLLQLNIAAWIVLRVRHSSTTLSSKLILLHLVTVVVVVIFLFVPVPQSRQVQARGHLRQTNIMARLVNNQPLTDQYITFQDTQALELVGSASADQQYSVSICPNQPFRYVTTNHAGQWSLILPVSVLPNFDVTVAMRSATDTTQTEEQLVDLNVQEKYDTVTLWRWIVLALIASGAFITVGNWFIVYRTVHKPKSKEVKENMA from the coding sequence ATGGTTTGGCAACGTCATAACATGAATTTCAGCGTTTTTCCAGTATTTGTTAGTGTTGTTGTTTTTGGATTGTTATCAGCGCACTCCGCGTTAGCAGCCACCTACACCGTCAGTAAAACTGCGGATACCAATGATGGCACTTGTGATGCAGATTGTTCGTTACGTGAAGCGATTACAACAGCCAATGGTGCTTCCGGCAATAGCATTGAGTTTAATATCAATGGCGGCACGGATGCTGGCTGTACCGGTGCCGGTGGGGTTTGTACGATTACTCCTGCCAGTGCCTTACCAGATATTACCGGCGCCTCAATGACAATCAATGGGTATACTCAAACTGGAGCAGTCGCTAATACTACAGCCAATGGCAGTGTTGTGACTGGTATCAATGGATTAAATACAACTTTACGAATCGTGCTGGATGGTACCTCAGCCGGTGGAGCAGCTAATGGACTAAAAATCAATGGGGTAGCTAATGTAGTAATTAAGGGCTTAGACATAATGCGCTTTGGTAGCAATGGTGTGTTGGCTACGGGAGCAGGAGCGACTAACTTGAAAGTGCAGGGTTGTTTTATTGGAACAGATGTTACCGGAACACTGGATCAGGGAAATTCTGGCAATGGAGTAGCGGCTGTCACTGGCGCTACAGTTATCGTGGGTACCGATGGTGATGGTGTGACTGACGTAGCGGAACGTAACTTGATCTCTGGCAATAGTACTTATGGCATTAACATTGCCGGTGGCACAGGTAGTAAAGTTTCAGCGAATATAATTGGCCTAGCTAGTGATGCCAGCACTGATCTGGGTAACTTAGGTAACGGTGTTTATGCAACAGTCTCATCAACCATCATCGGCACCAATGGTGATGGCACCAGCGATACGATTGAAGGCAATATTGTGTCAGGGAATGATCAAAGTGGGATTAACATTAATGGTGGTGGTTCAGATACTATTACTGGTAATATTGTCGGTCTGAATGGTGTTGGCACCACTACTGTCCGCAATACTTTGAATGGTATCTTGTTGTTTGGCACCGGTTCGAATCGAGTGGGCACCAATGGCGATGGTGTCAGTGATACCTATGAAAGAAATGTTTCATCCGGTCATTCTGGTAATTTTTATTATGGCTTAGAGGTGATTAGTCCAAGTAATACTGTGGCGGGAAATTATTTTGGCACGGATATTACCGGTACAGTCCTGCATGGAAATTTACGTAATGTACTTGTATCCGGCAATAATAATATTATTGGCACAAACGGCGATGGTAATGGAGATACCGTAGAAGGCAATGTCATAGCTGGTGGTACTGGCGCCGATGGTCTGTATATCAGTACCGTGGCAACTATCACAGTTGCGGGCAATAAGATTGGTACAGATTATTCAGGCACAGCCGCGCTGGGCAATACCCATGGTATTCGGATTGATGGAACAGATTCAGGCATTGTAATTGGTACCAATGCCGATGGTGTGTCCGATAGTGCCGAGCGCAACATTATTTCCGGTAATCAGGTGGGTATTTTCATGGAACAAGGGTCTTCCAATACTGTGATTGCCGGTAATTATATTGGTTTGAATACTGCTGGTACGGGCACAGTTGGTGGCTCATATGGTGGTAATCGCTATGGTATTAGTATTGGTCGAATATGGCCTGGGGCGGGTACATCCAGTGACAATCGTATCGGTACGAATGGCGATGGGGTGAATGATGCCGCTGAGGCTAATGTTATTTCTGGTAATTATACTTATGGAGTGGTCATGGCCACCGGCAATAGTAATACGATCGCTGGCAACTATATTGGCACCGGTCCAGATGGAGTGACAGAGTTTGCTAATGGTGAAGCAGGCATTGCGTGGTACGATGGTGCTCCTGACGTTTCCAATAGTTCAAGTAACACTATTGGTGGTGATACTATAGCTGAAGGCAATGTTATTGCGTCTAACGGTTCTTATGGTATTGAACTAAGCGGGGTATCCAGCGATGGCAATTTAATTAGCCATAATAAGATGTTTTCTAATCTACTTGAAGGTATTTTTCTTCCCGGTGATGGCTCAAATAATGATATGAGTGCCCCAGTCATTACTAGTTGGGCACCAAGTGGATCAGATTTAACTATTTCCGGAACCGCTCCGGCCAGTGCGGTAGTTGAATTATTTGATGCCTCCACCGATGAAGGAGAAACCTATCTTAATGCCGCCACTGCGAATGGGTCTGGTAATTGGTCAACTACGATCAGTGCCCCCTATACAGCGGCTAATAATACTTTGGTCGCAACCGCCCGAGATGGCAGCAATGATACATCCATGTTTAGTGCTGTGTATACTATCACGGATATAGCGCCGACTACACCAACCGATCTGCAAACCTCCAGTCTGTTTGGGGGTTGTGGATCAGATAGTACTCCAGAGTTTTCTTTTACGTTAACAGATAGTGATGTCGTAGATACGGTTGGTTATCACATTCAGATAGATAATGATGCAGATTTTTCATCACCCGTGGTTGATTACAACTCAGGGTTAGCTGCTCAAGGCACAGCCTCATTTGTAGTTGGCCAAGCCGTTGGCTCTGGTGTATATACCACTGGTTCTGCTGGACAAACGTTAACAGACGGAAGTTATTCTATGCGGGTGCAAACCATTGATTTTCTTAGTCAAACATCAGCTTATGTCACACAAACATTTGGAGTTGATAATGGTGTCACAGTTAGTACACCCGCATCAGCCACCACATCCGAATTAGGTGATACAACTACTTTCACAGTGGTGTTAGCTTGTCTGCCACAAAATGACGTGACTATACCTGTAGTCAGTTCAGATACCACTGAAGGTAGTGTTTCCACGGCGGCACTCACTTTTACTACTGGAAACTGGAATGTGGCACAAACTATTACAGTGACAGGAGTAGATGATTCTAGTTCAGATGGTAACATTAATTATTCAATCCAATTAGGTCCAACCACTTCGAGTGATACGGCTTATAGTGGGGTCACCATAGCTGATGTGTCACTGACTAATATTGATGAAGATTTACCACCACAGTTTTCTGGTACCATTCCGGATCAAACTTGGGATGAAGATACTACTTTAACTAATGTCTTTAATTTGGATGATTATTTTACTGATCCCACCACAGAGGGGCTTAGTTACAGTGTGGCCGGGGCTGACAATATTACAGTGACAATTGGGAGTGATGGACAGGTAACGCTTGTTCCTGATGCGGATTGGCATGGTACGGATACAATGAAATTTGTGGCGCAAAATTCTATTGGGCAAACTAAGTCTAATCAGGTAACTCTGACAGTAGAAAGTATTAATGATGCACCAGAAGCGCCCACCATTTTTTCGCCGTGTTGTCAGGATGTGACAGCTTCATTGTCGCCGACTATTTCCTGGCAAGCAGCCTCTGATCCGGATCATACTACAAGTGAATTGTCGTATGAGATACGGTTCGGTTCGGATGCTGATCCGCAAAATAATTATCATTTTACAGCTAGTACTTCTGCCGGTAGTAAATCTGTAAAAATTTCTCCAGATTTAACTGATGAGAAGACCTATTACTATGTGGTACGAACCATTGATCCACTGGATGCTAAGTCAAATTGGTCTGAGATACAAAGCTTTTCCACCAATGTCAGTTATAGTCCTGACCTACAGTTAGCCAAAACGGTAGAATTACCGGCCGAACAGATTGCTTGGTTTGGCATCAACTTTGCTGCCTTATTCTTGATCCAACCAGCTCAGGCCAGTGGGTTTGCGATTATTAGTCCAGACCAAATCGCTGACCAATCGTTCATGGTGTTAATCGGATCACTGACGATATTACTCTCCGCCGCGCTGGTTATATTAGGATTGGCTCGTCATCCGAAAAATTTCGTGACAGCCTTACTACACGATGTGCCAGTGGCATTTAAGCGGATTCATAAATCGGGTCATGGCACTATCACCACTTCGTATACGAGTTTCAGACGTCGGTTAGTAACCGCTCGTAGTATTATCTATCTGGCAGCGCTTGTGTTTGTTCCTGCCCTCGTCATTAATGGATTACATGCCGAAGTGAGTAACTGGTTACAGCGGGTACAAACGGTCAGTACCACTATACAACCAGGTGAAACTATGACTATATCACTCAGTTATAGCAATACAGGTGATGGTGACGCTACCAGTGTGGTGTTGTCTGATACGATCCCTGGCGAAACAACTTTGCTCAGCAGTTCGATACCGGCCACACAACAGGCCGACCAGATCAGTTTTGACCTGGGCACCATCCCGGTAGGTGGCACAGGCACAGTCAGCTATCAGTTGGGTGTAGCCGAACCTTATGATCATGATTCAATAGTACTTGATCCGGCAGAATTAATCGCTAACGAAATAACGGCCTCGGTGTTGTCGGATAGTGTGGTAGTCCCTGTAGTATCCGGCACTATCTCTGGCCAAGTAACTGATGGCGCTGGTGTTGGAATCACCAACGTGTTGATCACATTACAATGGGGCGATCAACAAACCTTCTCAACACTCACCGATGCTAATGGGTATTATGTATTGAGTGGCTTAGCGAGTGGGGATTATGTAGTGACGGCCTACACACAACAAAAAACGACTAGCTTGACCCGTGGTGGTAGTGCCACTGTTAATTTCAGTTTTGTCAGTAGTAGCATCCGTCAAGACAACACGAATACAAACACTGACACCACTACTGACACCACTACTGACACCACGACGGATGTCAAAACTCCAAAACCTATCAAGTTAACGCCAGAGCAGCAAGAGTTGGTGGATAATTTTGTGGTCACAGATTTAAATAATGAAGTATTACCAGAGAATCAAGCGGTGATATATCTGACCGATGATCCAAGCTCAGTTCCAACGGGTGCATTAGCCTTGCCGACCGCAACCGAAACATTAACCTTTCGTGGCACCACTGTACCGAATAGTACCATTACGATCCAAATTTGTTATACCATTTTAACGACTACTAGTGATGAAACCGGCGCCTGGATTATGGTAGTGCCGCGCGACTTATTACTCCAAGGTGATAATGTGATTACCGCCAGTGTCACACAAGGTAATGTGGAAGTAGACCAAATTGTGGTAGCACACGTCAATGTAGATAATGCACCTACGGCTCAGTCGACCAATTATTGGATAAATTTTATTGCCATCGCTTTATTACTACAGTTGAATATAGCCGCCTGGATAGTGTTACGCGTTCGGCACAGTAGTACGACGCTGTCTAGCAAATTGATTTTACTTCACCTGGTGACCGTGGTGGTAGTGGTCATCTTTTTGTTTGTGCCGGTGCCGCAAAGTCGGCAGGTGCAAGCGCGTGGGCATTTACGCCAAACCAATATCATGGCTAGATTGGTGAATAACCAACCATTGACTGATCAGTATATCACTTTTCAGGACACGCAAGCCTTAGAATTAGTGGGTTCAGCTTCAGCCGACCAACAGTATAGTGTCTCGATTTGTCCCAATCAACCATTCCGTTATGTGACCACCAATCATGCTGGTCAGTGGAGTTTGATTCTACCGGTGAGTGTACTGCCCAACTTCGATGTGACAGTAGCGATGCGATCAGCGACCGATACGACTCAAACTGAAGAGCAGTTAGTGGATCTCAATGTGCAAGAAAAATATGATACGGTGACGCTATGGCGTTGGATAGTATTAGCCTTGATTGCCAGTGGGGCGTTTATTACAGTGGGGAATTGGTTCATCGTGTATCGGACAGTGCACAAACCAAAAAGTAAAGAAGTAAAGGAGAATATGGCTTAG
- a CDS encoding C39 family peptidase, producing the protein MKKIIIIIIVLLLASLGMVVWLKRVTIKDWLIPKPVVPVAVTREEIPVPVETLHATSLPEQPVVPITPPDEFNLSIPFTSQAPSTNWDATHEEACEEASMLMAARFLENRGIVDKNDAEQAILDIIDTEETDFGYGPSLTAAQTSEVLNYIYDDLTSEVIYDFTWDDIKQAISQGYPVLVPAAGRELGNPNFTAPGPLYHMLVIKGYTPDYVITNDPGTRKGADYTYDYDKFYDAIHDWNDGNVPTGQKAIIIVKPI; encoded by the coding sequence ATGAAAAAGATTATAATCATTATTATTGTTTTATTACTAGCTAGTCTTGGTATGGTGGTATGGCTGAAACGCGTCACCATTAAAGATTGGTTAATACCAAAACCGGTTGTGCCGGTGGCGGTAACCCGTGAAGAAATTCCGGTTCCGGTAGAGACGTTGCATGCAACGTCTCTACCGGAACAACCGGTTGTTCCAATCACACCACCCGATGAATTTAATTTATCGATCCCTTTTACATCTCAAGCACCATCCACGAACTGGGATGCCACTCATGAAGAAGCCTGTGAAGAAGCGTCTATGTTAATGGCGGCTAGGTTTTTAGAGAATCGAGGTATTGTAGATAAAAACGATGCCGAACAAGCCATCTTGGATATTATCGATACTGAAGAAACGGATTTTGGTTATGGCCCCAGTCTGACTGCTGCCCAAACTTCTGAAGTGTTAAATTACATTTATGATGATCTGACAAGTGAGGTGATCTATGATTTTACGTGGGATGATATTAAACAAGCTATCAGCCAAGGTTACCCAGTACTGGTGCCCGCCGCCGGACGTGAATTGGGTAATCCAAATTTTACCGCCCCCGGACCGCTTTACCACATGTTAGTAATTAAAGGTTACACACCTGATTATGTTATTACCAATGACCCCGGTACCAGAAAGGGTGCCGACTATACCTATGACTATGATAAGTTTTATGATGCCATTCACGATTGGAATGATGGCAATGTTCCCACTGGTCAAAAAGCCATTATTATTGTTAAACCTATATGA
- a CDS encoding putative metal-binding motif-containing protein, translating into MFNKFFHVFCPVFFVIFGLVGCDKHTTPGGGGTATALWYEFCGGEVDADCDGYLEPADCDDADSAVSPYAVEVCDEIDNDCNGEVDEDLPMLEWYPDDDGDSYGEDGSEPILDCREPRGRYTWRDGDCDDSNISVNPAVPEHCNSIDDNCDGIVDIDAWDTHEWYPDVDGDGYGDELAEPVSACYQPPGYSDWPADCDDTNAEIYPRVAEVCNNVDDDCDGWVDDGLTCE; encoded by the coding sequence GTGTTCAATAAGTTCTTTCATGTGTTTTGTCCGGTTTTTTTCGTGATTTTTGGCCTGGTTGGGTGTGACAAGCACACCACCCCGGGCGGAGGGGGCACCGCTACTGCACTCTGGTACGAGTTTTGTGGAGGGGAGGTCGACGCGGACTGTGACGGGTATCTCGAACCCGCCGACTGCGACGATGCTGACTCGGCCGTGAGCCCGTACGCTGTCGAGGTCTGCGACGAGATCGACAACGACTGCAACGGGGAGGTCGACGAAGACCTTCCAATGTTGGAGTGGTATCCCGACGACGATGGCGACAGCTACGGAGAAGATGGGTCAGAACCCATCCTCGACTGTCGCGAACCACGCGGGCGGTATACCTGGCGCGACGGCGACTGCGATGATAGTAACATCTCAGTCAATCCGGCCGTGCCCGAGCACTGCAACAGCATCGACGACAACTGCGACGGCATCGTCGACATCGATGCCTGGGATACCCATGAGTGGTATCCCGACGTCGATGGTGACGGCTACGGCGACGAACTCGCCGAACCCGTCTCAGCCTGTTACCAGCCGCCCGGCTACAGCGACTGGCCGGCCGACTGTGACGACACCAACGCGGAGATCTATCCGCGGGTGGCGGAGGTCTGCAATAACGTCGATGATGACTGCGACGGGTGGGTCGACGATGGGTTGACCTGCGAGTAG
- a CDS encoding STAS-like domain-containing protein → MNIFLKKFGTVLASRQAGKEAYAAFLPILSEINKTEAVILDFSEVISFSPSWGDEFITPLYKKFGKKLSLKNTTNPSVALTISTLEKIHNYPKIKQL, encoded by the coding sequence ATGAATATATTTTTAAAAAAATTTGGTACTGTGCTAGCCTCACGCCAGGCTGGCAAAGAAGCTTATGCCGCTTTTTTGCCAATTTTATCTGAAATTAATAAAACAGAAGCAGTGATCTTAGATTTTTCAGAGGTCATTTCATTTTCACCGTCTTGGGGCGATGAGTTCATTACTCCGTTATACAAAAAATTTGGCAAAAAATTATCTCTAAAAAATACTACCAATCCGTCCGTAGCTTTAACTATTTCAACTTTGGAAAAAATTCATAACTACCCAAAAATAAAACAACTCTAA